Genomic DNA from Rahnella variigena:
TTCCGGCAAACAGATAACTTCCCGGCAGGTTCTGAATCACTTCCAGCGGCGTGATGTGGTATTCGCGGGCGATATCTTCGACGGTGCCTTCTGGCTGCGTGGCGAGAAAGTCGATCAGGGACTGAAGTTTATCCGTTGGCATGAGTGGTATTCCGTAAAGTCAGTTGTGGGATCAATGTCTGTAAGGCCTGCAACATATTGCTGGCCCAGAATCGTCCGGAGGGAGTGAGACTGAAGCGCGGGCCTTCGTTGTGCATCAGGCCGCATTGTTGCCATTGCTGCAACAGGGGTTCGAGCGGGAAAGGGTTTTCGATGATACGGCTAAGATCATAACGGCCTGCTTCGATGCCGCCCTGTAAATCCAGCCGCCAGCGGTGCTCACCGGTCGTCGCTGCGGTCATCATCATGATCGGTTTTTGTCCGGCGTCCATTTGCTGGTAATACATCTCCAGGCTGCGCGCCGTCATATAGGATTGCCCACCGAGATTGCCGCCTGCGCCGCTGCCAAAAGCCAGACAGTCGGCTCCTTTTTTGATCAGCAAATTGTACAGATTGCGTTCGCGAGTGGTGCGCGCCCAGTGACTGTTGCTTATCTGATGCCAGCCGTTGCGCGCCAGAAAAGCTTCACCCTCGAGGTAAAAATCACGACGCTGAGTGACATCCGGCAGCGACACGCGTTTATTTTCCACCGCTTTGCCCAGCGGTGTGGAAGGCAGCAGATTCAGGGCGTAAAGATCGACGCCATCAAGCGGTAAATCACGGACGATTTGCAAATCTTCCCGCCAGCTTTTAGTTGTCTGTTCCGGTAATCCGAACATCAGGTCGCAGACCACCGCAGCGCGATCACGCTCCCCGAGTTTACGCAAAAACTGTATCGCTTCTTCACGGCTGGCGCGGCGTCCCATGCGCTGGCGGACACGGGTATCAAACGTCTGGATACCAATCGAAAAACGGTTTGCGCCCGCCTCCAGACAGGCGTCGATGCGCTCGTCATCGAAATTAAGGATCCGTCCCTCGACGGTGATTTCGCAATCCGGTGCCAGCGGCAAACAGCGACGCAGCGTGGTGATGATCCGGTGCAGCTGTTTTGCGCTGAGTGCCGTCGGTGTGCCGCCACCAAAATAGACAGCGTGGACAGGCGCGGACTGATGCAGCGGCGAAGCGGCTTCCTGTTCGATCTCCCGGATCAGATAATCACAGTATTGTTCTGTGGCCTCTGCTTCCAGTTTGTTCTGGTAGAACCCGCAAAACTTACAGTGCGTCGCACAAAAGGGGATATGCAGATAGACCAGACGCTTATTGGCCGGAAGCGGACGCTGGCACAGCGCCTGCCACTGAGCGGGGATCTCCTGCGGCGGAACCGGCTGCTGTGGCCGCCAGGGCATCACTGCCCAGCGGTCAGGGAACGGCAGTCCGTCTGCGGCAGCGTAAAAACGCGTGAGGTCTAAGCTCATTGAGTTTGTCTTCTCCTAAAAACAATCATTCATTCGCCGGCATTAAACGATAATGATTATCATTCGATCAAACCCAAAACGCATTTGTGATGATCTGTATCAAGTTTGGAAAAGTGAGGGAGGGTCCGAGGGATCAGTTCAGCGCTTCGCCTTATCCTGATGGTGATATTTGTACAATACTGGACCAGGTCCAAATGAAAATTTTTCTTAACTGAACCTTTCCCGATGCGTAATGAATTTTAAAAATAGGGCTGCAGACATTAAACTTTAAGGTATTTCTTATTTCTGATAACAAAAATATCGTATTTAGGCCAGGGTTACGTAGCCAATAGCAGAAATTGAGAGGAGTATATAAATATTAAGGTTATTATTGTTTCAAAATATTTATATGAGGGATTCATCAGGTATGTGAAAGTGATCTATGTGTCAGTTTTGTTTCATGATAAAATCAGGAGCACAAATTTTTAAATGATATAGGGTGTCTGCCAGCATGAATTCAGGTCTCAGATCTAATGGGAAGGGAAAGCAAAAAATAAGCATACTTATTGACTTTATTGCTTTTTTGGTAATACTTTTTGTTTTAAATAAAACACTTATTGTTCCCCTTGTTGGCACCAGTAACTATTCAAGCTCATATGAACTTATACGTTATATTTGGCTTTCATCTCCATTAATTCTAATATTTATAATCCTTCGAGTTCTGGGTGCGTCTTCATTATTTGCATTATTCCTGACAGTTGGGGTAATCTTAGTTTTAAACTATATAAACGGCACTAAAATAGCACTCAC
This window encodes:
- the hutW gene encoding heme anaerobic degradation radical SAM methyltransferase ChuW/HutW, encoding MSLDLTRFYAAADGLPFPDRWAVMPWRPQQPVPPQEIPAQWQALCQRPLPANKRLVYLHIPFCATHCKFCGFYQNKLEAEATEQYCDYLIREIEQEAASPLHQSAPVHAVYFGGGTPTALSAKQLHRIITTLRRCLPLAPDCEITVEGRILNFDDERIDACLEAGANRFSIGIQTFDTRVRQRMGRRASREEAIQFLRKLGERDRAAVVCDLMFGLPEQTTKSWREDLQIVRDLPLDGVDLYALNLLPSTPLGKAVENKRVSLPDVTQRRDFYLEGEAFLARNGWHQISNSHWARTTRERNLYNLLIKKGADCLAFGSGAGGNLGGQSYMTARSLEMYYQQMDAGQKPIMMMTAATTGEHRWRLDLQGGIEAGRYDLSRIIENPFPLEPLLQQWQQCGLMHNEGPRFSLTPSGRFWASNMLQALQTLIPQLTLRNTTHANG